The following coding sequences lie in one Musa acuminata AAA Group cultivar baxijiao chromosome BXJ1-8, Cavendish_Baxijiao_AAA, whole genome shotgun sequence genomic window:
- the LOC135587460 gene encoding plasmodesmata-located protein 3-like translates to MGISGAQLQHHRHRHSLSPPQISKTPFPLLTITLTLLSLLFLFPVVAGDLYSLVYKGCANQTLSGSGSAYMQPLAALSSALTARAASAKFYKTTTSLAGGGQPLFGVFQCRGDLPPSDCSACVGRVLLMWASLCGTAAAAARVQLNGCYALYQASGFPQVSGTQMLYKTCGSGRGGGGFEVKRDTAFSQLQSGVAGGQGFFATSYASVYAMAQCEGDLSAGDCSECVAQAVQKSEVECGAAASGQVYLDKCYISYSYYANGVPHGDNNSGGGGQTEKTVAIVVGGAAGVGFLVICLLFARSVLKKRDDY, encoded by the exons ATGGGCATTTCTGGAGCCCAACTCCaacaccaccgccaccgccactccctttctcctccccagATCTCTAAAACCCCATTTCCACTCCTTACAATAACCCTAACACTTctgtctcttctcttcctcttccccgTCGTCGCGGGTGACCTCTACTCCCTGGTCTACAAGGGCTGCGCCAACCAGACCCTCTCGGGTAGTGGCTCCGCATACATGCAGCCCCTCGCCGCACTCTCCTCCGCCCTCACCGCCCGGGCCGCCTCCGCCAAGTTCTACAAAACCACCACCTCCTTGGCCGGCGGCGGCCAGCCCCTCTTCGGCGTCTTCCAATGCCGCGGCGACCTCCCCCCCTCGGACTGCTCCGCCTGCGTCGGCCGAGTCCTCCTCATGTGGGCGTCCCTCTGcggcaccgccgccgccgccgcccgagTCCAGCTCAACGGGTGCTACGCTCTGTACCAGGCCTCCGGCTTCCCCCAGGTCTCCGGCACCCAGATGCTCTACAAGACCTGCGGTTCCGGGCGGGGCGGTGGCGGCTTCGAGGTGAAGCGCGACACGGCCTTCTCCCAGCTCCAGAGCGGCGTCGCCGGCGGCCAGGGGTTCTTCGCCACCAGCTACGCGTCCGTATACGCCATGGCGCAGTGCGAGGGAGACCTCTCCGCCGGCGACTGCAGCGAGTGCGTCGCCCAGGCGGTTCAGAAGTCGGAGGTGGAGtgcggcgccgccgcctccggccAGGTGTACCTCGACAAGTGCTACATCAGCTACAGCTATTACGCCAATGGCGTACCTCACGGCGACAACAACAGCGGCGGAGGAG GGCAAACAGAGAAGACAGTGGCCATAGTGGTGGGAGGGGCAGCAGGGGTTGGGTTCTTGGTGATCTGCTTGCTGTTTGCCAGGAGTGTACTGAAGAAGAGAGATG ATTATTGA